In the bacterium SCSIO 12741 genome, TGCTATGTTAATTGACTTACTCAGAGCCAAGCAAAGTATCCGATCCTTTTTTGCTTCGGAGATTGCTGAAACGAAAAAAGAATCCTGCGGATGTGGATCAAATTCCGGTGGATGTCAGGATCACAAGAAACCGGATGGCTACGATAATGTGTTGAATAAATCCGTAAGTCGGCGGAAGGCACTATCTACCATTACCCAAGGACTTATTGTGGGGGCAGGGCTCACTCAAACGGCTTGTAATATGGCCACTTCAACCGAATCTCGTGAAAAAACGAGTATGAAGTGGGACGAATACTTCAAGACCAACTACCGCTTGATGACGGATGAAGAGCGCGGCCAAACCGTAGACCGACTTCAAAAGCTTTATGAAATGCGAACTGGTAAAACGGTGAGCATTGGTACTGATGCCCCGGTTGAAAATGTGCTTTATGGGTACGCCTTCAATGTTTCCAAATGCCAGGGTTACATGGATTGTGTAAACGCTTGTGTGGAGGAAAACAACCAGGATAGAAGTACTCAAATGCAGTATATCCGGATTCATGAAATTGAAAATGGAAAAGTGAATTTTGATGGGGCAGATGACAACTTCTTTCACGAAGTTCCTGCTGCTGGTCACTTTTATATGGGCACCCAGTGTTTTCACTGTGAAAACGCTCCTTGTATCGAGGCATGTCCTGTGGGTGCAACCTGGCAGGAAGAAGATGGAATTGTGGTAATCGATTACGATTGGTGTATCGGCTGTCGCTATTGCATGGCTGCCTGTCCTTATGATGGAAGACGTTTTAACTGGAAGGAGCCCGAAATTCCTGAAGAAGAAATCAACCTGAAACAGCATTACCTGGGAAATCGCCCTCGGAAGAAAGGGGTGATGGAGAAATGTACCTTCTGTATTCAGCGAAGCCGAAGTGGTAAAAACCCAGCTTGTGTAGACGCCTGCCCAACAGGTGCACGGGTGTTTGGTAACCTATTAGACCCCAACAGTCAAATCAGATGGGTATTGGAGAACAAGAAGGTGTTTCGCTTAAAAGAGGAACTCGGAACCGAGCCTAAGTTTTGGTATTTCATGGATTAATCGAAAGTAGAAATGGAAGTTAAGATCATATTCAGATTTGTAAGAGACTGCCTCGATTCAGTCATACATGGAAACCGGGCCTACCACCTTTGGATGGCCTTGCTCACCTTTCTGGTTTTGATGGGCATGTATGCCTATACCGTTCAGCTGGACGAAGGGCTTCAGGCCACAGGAATGAACGATCGGATTAGCTGGGGGCTTTACATCTCCAACTTTACCTTTTTTGTTGGGGTAGCTGCGGCTGCTGTGATGCTTATTCTTCCCGCCTATGTGTTGAAGGATATGAACTTTAAGCAGGCTGTATTAATTGGAGAAGGGTTGGCTGTGGCAGCCTTATGCATGTGTTTGGCCTTTGTGGTGGTTGACCTTGGCGGGCCTGCTCGAGCCTGGCACTTGATTCCCGTTATTGGTTACTTCAACTGGCCCAATTCTATGTTGGCCTGGGATGTATTGGTGTTGAATGGCTATTTGTTTATCAATTTTTCCATTCCATGCTACATTCTTTACTGCCATTACAAGGGCATTGAGCCCAAAAAGAGCATCTACCTTCCAGGCGTCTTGATCTCCGTTTTTTGGGCTGTGGGAATCCATATGGTTACCGCATTTCTTTATGCCGGATTACCCGCTCGTCCGTTTTGGAACAACTCACTTTTGGGCCCTCGTTTTCTGGCCTCTGCTTTTGCAGCGGGACCTGCTTTGATTATTCTGGTTCTTGAGTTTGTTCGTAAGTACACCCGGTTTTCCATCGAGGACATTACCTTGAGAAAGATCTCCATGATTGTAACGGTGGCGGCTCAGATTAACCTGGTGATGCTTGGATCTGAATTGTTCAAGGAGTTTTACGCACCCACTCACCATAGCTTGAGTGCCCAATATCTCTTCTTTGGATTGGAAGGTCATGAGTCTTTGGTTCCTTGGGTATGGACCGGTATAGCCCTCAATTTAGTGGCAACCTTGATGCTTACGATCCGAATGTTTCGGCAAAATTTCAAAATGCTTTCTCTGGCTTGTGCCATGCTCTTTGTGGGTATTTGGATTGAAAAGGGTTTGGGCTTGATCATCCCAGGATTCATTCCCGGACCTTGGGGCAAAATTGTGGAGTATACCCCCACCTGGGTAGAACTTGTGGTTTGTGTAGGTGTGCTGGCTATGGGGGCTTTTATCTTCAGTGCCCTGGCAAAAATTGCTATCCGGATTGAAACCGGGCAGATGCTTCATCCATCGGTGACTAAAAAACCGCTTGAGAAGGTGGATTAGGATTGACAAATCTTAACCTTAAGGGCCGAGGGATAAGGCTTATTTTAGTGCTTTGAATTTTCATGTCAAGCGAGGCACGACCCATAAAAGTTTACCAGGAAGTTGATCCGGATAATACGGAACTATCCTTCGACCTTAAGCGAATGGAGGATATCTATGACCGCAATCAAGGCATTGCGGATGAACCTCACCGACACAATTTCTACATCGTTTTGCTGGTCAAAAAGGCAAGTGGCAAACACCTGGTTGATTTTAAGGAGTTTGATATGGGAGCCCATCAGATCTATTTTTTGTCCCCAGGGCAGGTCCATCAGCTCATCGCTACCAGTAGACCGGAAGGATATGCTATCGTTTTTTCTACCCAGTTCATGTTGGAAAGTGGCATCGAAAAGATCTTTATAGATGACCTGCACTTGTTTGAGGACTTTGGCAACCGACCCCCATTAAACCCTGGTCAAGAAGGGTTCCAAGAGATTTGGGATTTTGCCCATAAAATCCACCAGGTACAAGGCGAAAACCACGCTTTGAAATACGCCGAGATTGGGTCCTGGCTAAAATTGCTGCTCATCCGGTGCAATCAACGGTGTTTAAACGATTCGCAGGATAATCCACAAAAAGCCCAGGCATCCTTCACGCTATTGCGGAACTTAAAGGGATTACTTGAAAACCACTTCAAGGAATGGCACCAGGTAAAAGAGTATGCCCAAGCCATGAACGTGACTCCGGATTACCTGAATACCTCAGTTAAGTCACTGACGGGTAAATCAGCCAAGGAACACATACAATCCAGGATCACGGTAGCAGCCAAACGAATGCTCTATTTTACCGAATTGAGCAACAAAGAAATCAGCTACGAATTAGGATTCAGCGAGCCCGCAAACTTCAGTTCCTTTTTTAAAAAGTGTACCGGAATAAGCCCTTCTTCTTTCCGGCAAAAAAGATAACCCCGGATTTTGATAAGCCCACCCGGAATTTTGATAAGCTCCATTCAACCCTAAGTGGGGAACTTTGTTCTATCGTTAAATCGCATCGTTATGGAACGTAAAGAATTTCTCAAAAAGACCTTATTAGCCGGAGCTGCTGGAGCCATTGCACCCGCCATGCTTCAGGCCAAAAATGTACGCTTGAAAAACTCCGATTACGACCAGATGATGAAACAGGTAGGGTTTAATCACCTACCCAATGAGGAGGACAAAACCATGAATACGGTATTACACAAAGCTGAAACAAGAGGCCATGCCAACCATGGCTGGCTCGATACACACCATACATTTAGTTTCGCCAATTACTACAACCCTGAGCGGATGCACTTTGGTGTATTGCGGGTATTAAATGATGATCGAGTAGAAGCTGGACGAGGGTTTGGAACCCATCCGCATGATAACATGGAAATCATCTCCATTCCCCTGGAAGGAGACCTGGAGCATAAAGACAGCATGGGAAACACCGCTGTTATTCGCCAGGGAGATGTTCAGGTGATGAGTGCTGGGACAGGTATTTTTCACAGTGAATACAACAAGAATGCAAACCAGGCGGTTAAGTTTCTACAGATCTGGGTATTTCCGAACAAAAAGGACGTAACCCCTCGCTACGATCAAATCTCCATCCGAGATATTGCTAAGCCAAATAGTTTTTACCAGGTACTCTCTCCCGATCCGAATGACCAAGGGGTTTGGATTCACCAGGATGCGTGGTTTAGCCTGGCCAACCTCGATGCCGGAAAGAAAGCGAACTATACCCGAAAAAAGGAAGGTAACGGCCTTTACCTGTTCGTTCTTGAAGGCGAAGTGGAAGTGGCCGGTCAAAAACTGGCACCACGAGATGGTTTCGGAATAACCCAAGTAAATGAAATTGAAGTAAAAGCTGGAAGCACGGCCCGCGTACTGTTGATGGAAGTGCCCATGGCGATTTAAATAGTAAGCAATGAATTTAAATGAATCCCTAAAGTGGCGCTATGCCACCAAGAAATTTGACCCGAACAAAAAACTGTCTGACGAACAGGTAAATGAGCTTTGGGAAGCCATTCAATTGTCGGCCTCATCGTATGGACTGCAACCTTACAAAGTGCTTGACATTCGTGATGCAGAATTGCGTGAAAAACTAAAACCCATGTCCTGGGGACAGTCTCAGATTACGGATGCCTCGCACTTGTTTGTGTTTTGCGCCAATACCGA is a window encoding:
- a CDS encoding 4Fe-4S dicluster domain-containing protein, with translation MLIDLLRAKQSIRSFFASEIAETKKESCGCGSNSGGCQDHKKPDGYDNVLNKSVSRRKALSTITQGLIVGAGLTQTACNMATSTESREKTSMKWDEYFKTNYRLMTDEERGQTVDRLQKLYEMRTGKTVSIGTDAPVENVLYGYAFNVSKCQGYMDCVNACVEENNQDRSTQMQYIRIHEIENGKVNFDGADDNFFHEVPAAGHFYMGTQCFHCENAPCIEACPVGATWQEEDGIVVIDYDWCIGCRYCMAACPYDGRRFNWKEPEIPEEEINLKQHYLGNRPRKKGVMEKCTFCIQRSRSGKNPACVDACPTGARVFGNLLDPNSQIRWVLENKKVFRLKEELGTEPKFWYFMD
- a CDS encoding pirin family protein, with product MERKEFLKKTLLAGAAGAIAPAMLQAKNVRLKNSDYDQMMKQVGFNHLPNEEDKTMNTVLHKAETRGHANHGWLDTHHTFSFANYYNPERMHFGVLRVLNDDRVEAGRGFGTHPHDNMEIISIPLEGDLEHKDSMGNTAVIRQGDVQVMSAGTGIFHSEYNKNANQAVKFLQIWVFPNKKDVTPRYDQISIRDIAKPNSFYQVLSPDPNDQGVWIHQDAWFSLANLDAGKKANYTRKKEGNGLYLFVLEGEVEVAGQKLAPRDGFGITQVNEIEVKAGSTARVLLMEVPMAI
- a CDS encoding AraC family transcriptional regulator; this encodes MSSEARPIKVYQEVDPDNTELSFDLKRMEDIYDRNQGIADEPHRHNFYIVLLVKKASGKHLVDFKEFDMGAHQIYFLSPGQVHQLIATSRPEGYAIVFSTQFMLESGIEKIFIDDLHLFEDFGNRPPLNPGQEGFQEIWDFAHKIHQVQGENHALKYAEIGSWLKLLLIRCNQRCLNDSQDNPQKAQASFTLLRNLKGLLENHFKEWHQVKEYAQAMNVTPDYLNTSVKSLTGKSAKEHIQSRITVAAKRMLYFTELSNKEISYELGFSEPANFSSFFKKCTGISPSSFRQKR
- the nrfD gene encoding polysulfide reductase NrfD; amino-acid sequence: MEVKIIFRFVRDCLDSVIHGNRAYHLWMALLTFLVLMGMYAYTVQLDEGLQATGMNDRISWGLYISNFTFFVGVAAAAVMLILPAYVLKDMNFKQAVLIGEGLAVAALCMCLAFVVVDLGGPARAWHLIPVIGYFNWPNSMLAWDVLVLNGYLFINFSIPCYILYCHYKGIEPKKSIYLPGVLISVFWAVGIHMVTAFLYAGLPARPFWNNSLLGPRFLASAFAAGPALIILVLEFVRKYTRFSIEDITLRKISMIVTVAAQINLVMLGSELFKEFYAPTHHSLSAQYLFFGLEGHESLVPWVWTGIALNLVATLMLTIRMFRQNFKMLSLACAMLFVGIWIEKGLGLIIPGFIPGPWGKIVEYTPTWVELVVCVGVLAMGAFIFSALAKIAIRIETGQMLHPSVTKKPLEKVD